A stretch of Pseudoclavibacter chungangensis DNA encodes these proteins:
- a CDS encoding DUF2200 domain-containing protein, whose amino-acid sequence MTRIFGTSVAAVYPLYVAKLERKGRTREELDEVIRWLTGFDDDELRRHLDTESTFEEFFADARLNQNATLIRGVVCGVRVEDVEDPLMQRIRYLDKLVDELARGKAMAKVLRTPSATA is encoded by the coding sequence ATGACCAGGATCTTCGGGACGAGCGTCGCCGCCGTCTACCCGCTGTACGTCGCGAAGCTCGAACGCAAGGGCCGCACGCGCGAGGAGCTCGACGAGGTGATCCGGTGGCTGACGGGCTTCGACGACGACGAACTGCGCCGGCATCTCGACACGGAATCGACGTTCGAGGAGTTCTTCGCGGACGCCCGACTCAACCAGAACGCCACGCTCATCCGCGGAGTCGTGTGCGGCGTGCGCGTCGAGGACGTCGAGGACCCGCTCATGCAGCGCATCCGCTACCTCGACAAGCTCGTCGACGAACTCGCGCGCGGCAAGGCGATGGCGAAGGTGCTGCGCACCCCGAGCGCGACGGCCTGA
- a CDS encoding phosphoribosylaminoimidazolesuccinocarboxamide synthase gives MSGAAPELPGWRHVYTGKVREVFASETDPDVLLVAASDRVSAFDHVLRPAIPGKGAMLTRLSRWWFERIDVPNHLREPAGWDDDLDPELAARSMRVAALDMFPIECVVRGYLTGSGLKEYVANGTVCGIPLPAGLADGDRLPEPIYTPAWKAPQGQHDENISFERTVELVGADDAAALRELSLRVFRDASAIADERGVVLADTKFEFGRDRATGDITIADEVLTSDSSRYWDAELYRDQALPTARRLASFDKQIVRDWLSVNWDGTGDPPELPAEVVERTVARYRELFDRLGVDRA, from the coding sequence GGTCTTCGCGTCGGAGACGGACCCCGACGTCCTCCTCGTCGCCGCGAGTGATCGCGTGAGCGCGTTCGACCACGTGCTGCGCCCCGCGATCCCCGGCAAGGGTGCCATGCTCACGCGCCTCAGCCGCTGGTGGTTCGAGCGCATCGACGTCCCGAACCACCTGCGCGAACCGGCCGGCTGGGACGATGACCTCGACCCCGAGCTCGCGGCCCGTTCGATGCGGGTGGCCGCGCTCGACATGTTCCCGATCGAGTGCGTCGTCCGGGGGTACCTCACGGGGTCCGGCCTCAAGGAGTACGTCGCGAACGGCACCGTGTGCGGTATCCCGCTGCCCGCGGGCCTCGCCGACGGCGACCGCCTGCCCGAGCCGATCTACACGCCCGCCTGGAAGGCGCCGCAGGGGCAGCACGACGAGAACATCTCCTTCGAGCGCACGGTCGAGCTCGTCGGTGCGGACGACGCGGCGGCCCTGCGCGAGCTGTCGCTGCGCGTGTTCCGCGACGCGTCGGCGATCGCCGACGAACGCGGCGTCGTGCTCGCCGACACGAAGTTCGAGTTCGGCCGCGACCGGGCGACGGGCGACATCACGATCGCGGACGAGGTGCTCACCTCCGACTCCTCGCGCTACTGGGACGCCGAGCTCTACCGCGACCAAGCGCTCCCGACCGCCCGGCGACTCGCGTCGTTCGACAAGCAGATCGTGCGCGACTGGCTCAGCGTGAACTGGGACGGTACGGGTGATCCACCCGAGCTGCCGGCCGAGGTCGTCGAGCGCACCGTCGCCCGCTACCGCGAGCTGTTCGACCGGCTCGGCGTCGACCGGGCCTGA